The genomic segment GTTTACACTTTTTTAGTTGAAATGATTAATCTGCGACAACTGTTAAGTTGTTACGCAAGCTCATTACATACTTTTAGTCTTACGACTAAATTTTACTTTATACTAAAGTAATTAACTGGTTTAACGAAATATTATTTCGCTATCTTTACCTATTTCTCTGTTTAATTTTCAAAGACCAATTTGCTTTGTCATCATGTGATGACTGCTACTATTATATCTGTTATATCTTAAGTTGTCAACAGTTTTTTTAATTCTTTTAACTGTTATTCTTCTTAATCTTTCTTGCTTCATCACTATTGAACCGCAGCGACAATTAATATAATATCATCTTTCAAAAACATAATATTTCATTTTTTTCTTTCATACGACAATTATATACAGTATTCTTTATAATGCTATTGTATGTTAAGTTTCTTTTGTACTGACACACTAGGAATAGTATACCTTTATACACCAAATAATATACCAGCTTCATCACATTATACTTAGTTATAAATAAAGTGTAAGCCCTCTACATTAAGAAAAAACTCAATAAAGAGGACTTGCAACTATTATATTAAATAATCACCTGCGGTGCTGCAACTGCTTCGCAGAAGATGCATCGACGACTTCAGAAGAAAATTTATACTGCCACTGAAGTTTTTTCTTTATTATAGTCCGTAACCCCCTCTTATACAAGAGGGGGACGTTCCTTCTAAAATGTCATTAAAAATTCGGAAGATTATCTAAGTTGTCTTCTGTGATACTATTGGGTGATGACCTTATAACATCATTCCCATTTCTATTTTTACCAACAATCACCGATTCTACTGTTCCCTTCTTTGCTAACGCTACAACCTTACTCACATCCAATTCTTCACCTGTACTAGTTAATACATTTGTGATATCTCCGTCTGCATTTTTTCTTACCTTAACTATCTTCATAAAAATACATCTCCTCGTTAATTAATATAAGTAGAATTCAACATCTAAATTTTTTTAATACTATATTGTTTTTTATGTTAGCTTTTACATCACATATTTAGTATTTCCCTTTTTACCATTGTTTTATTACTAAACTATTACAAATCATATAAATTAACATTTACTAACTATCCTTTTAATATAATGAAAGCATGTAACTAATTACATGCTTCAGGTTGTTTACAAACCCAGTATAATTTTTTTATTATACTGGGCTTTTTACATGCAATTATGCGATAGCGCTTTGAGTTATGGATAAATTTAAAATAACAACTATCTTCTTAGTTAGAAAATCAAAAAACAGTAAAGATAGCAGGCTAGCTATCTTTTTCATATTCTGCACTGCTGCTGTAAGCAGACACTGCTCTTGCACATTTTCTAATCCACGCATATGGCAATAGCGAAGCCCATGCAGTTGTTTTGAATCTGCGAAGCTTCGCTCTATAGTTTCTTTTCTTCTTCTATATATATTTCTGCCTTTATCTGTTCTGGTGAACTTTACAACATCTTCTTTATACGTTTCCCAAACATGTCTTCTAATAGTTTTAAACTTGCTTTTTGCAGAAAAGCATTGAGCTCTATTTGGACATATCTCGCAATATTTTGCATTACCAACATATTCTTTATATCCTTCTCTTGTTGTCGTTTTATAATGTAAAGCCCTTAAGTCAGGGCATACGTAAATGTCCTGTTCTTTAACATATTGGAATTTATTTTTTGTGTACATTCCTTTTGTATGTGGAGACCTACGGTATCCCATTACAGATTTTAATTCCCTCTCATATAGTTCTTTACATATAAGATTTGTAGCATAACCAGCATCTGCACCAACATATTTTGTATTAAAATTAAACTTTTTTATTTGCACATCTAATCTATCGATATAAGGATCAACATCATTTATGTTTCCAGGAGTAACATACACATCAGTAATTATATTATGTCTGCTATCGACAGTTCTGTGATCTAAATATGAGAAGCCTTCCGGCTTGCCATCTCTCATCATATATCCACTGTCGGGGTCGGTTGTGCTAACTTTAGTTTCTTTTATTTTGGTAACAGGTTCTTTTTCCTTTAAAGGTTTTTTACCATGGTTTATTCTATCTTCTTCCACTGCTTTATTAAGTTCAGCTACATATTCTTTCGGCGTTTTTTCAACTTCAATTTTCACAAGCTTTCGCTTATTAGCATTTGCTTTTAGGTGTGTAGAATCTGTGTAAAGTATTTTACCGGTTACCATCTTAAGATTTATAGCCTTAAATACTACTTCGTCAAATATTTTTTGAAACACATCTGTACCTTTAAACCGTCTACGTCTATTTTGGCTAATTGTTGAATGATCTGGAATAGGATCAGTAAGACTTAGTCCTAGAAACCATCTATAAGCCACATTTACTTCAATGTCCTTTACAAGTTGTCGTTCAGATTTTATTCCAAATAAGTACCCAATAAACAGCATTTTAAAAAGTATAATAGGATCTACGCCAGGTCTTCCATTATCTAAGCAGTAATATTTTTTAGTCAGTTCTCTTATAAAAGAGAAATCCATGTATTTATCTATATTTCTCAGAATATGGTCTTTAGGAACTAAATCTTCTAAATACACCATTTCTAGTTTTTGTTGTGTGAAGTTCTTTTCATTAATCATAATAATGCCCTCCGAATTATAAAGTT from the Clostridium sp. CM027 genome contains:
- a CDS encoding DUF3892 domain-containing protein, translating into MKIVKVRKNADGDITNVLTSTGEELDVSKVVALAKKGTVESVIVGKNRNGNDVIRSSPNSITEDNLDNLPNF
- a CDS encoding IS1182 family transposase, yielding MINEKNFTQQKLEMVYLEDLVPKDHILRNIDKYMDFSFIRELTKKYYCLDNGRPGVDPIILFKMLFIGYLFGIKSERQLVKDIEVNVAYRWFLGLSLTDPIPDHSTISQNRRRRFKGTDVFQKIFDEVVFKAINLKMVTGKILYTDSTHLKANANKRKLVKIEVEKTPKEYVAELNKAVEEDRINHGKKPLKEKEPVTKIKETKVSTTDPDSGYMMRDGKPEGFSYLDHRTVDSRHNIITDVYVTPGNINDVDPYIDRLDVQIKKFNFNTKYVGADAGYATNLICKELYERELKSVMGYRRSPHTKGMYTKNKFQYVKEQDIYVCPDLRALHYKTTTREGYKEYVGNAKYCEICPNRAQCFSAKSKFKTIRRHVWETYKEDVVKFTRTDKGRNIYRRRKETIERSFADSKQLHGLRYCHMRGLENVQEQCLLTAAVQNMKKIASLLSLLFFDFLTKKIVVILNLSITQSAIA